The Procambarus clarkii isolate CNS0578487 chromosome 92, FALCON_Pclarkii_2.0, whole genome shotgun sequence genomic interval GCGTGACGTGAGGGCTGTGGGCGTGACGTGAGGGCTGTGGGCGTGACGTGAGGGCTGTGGGCGTGACGTGAGGGCTGTGGGCGTGACGTGAGGGCTGTGGGCGTGACGCGAGGGCTGTGGGCGTGACGCGAGGGCTGTGGGCGTGACGCGAGGGCTGTGGGCGTGACGCGAGAGCTGTGGGCGTGACGTGAGGGCTGTGGGCGTGACGTGAGGGCTGTAAGCGTGACGTGAGGGCTGTGGGCGTGACGTGAGGGCTGTGGGCGTGACGTGAGGGCTGTGGGCGTGACGCGAGGGCTGTGGGCGTGACGCGAGGGCTGTGGGCGTGACGCGAGGGCTGTGGGCGTGACGCGAGGGCTGTGGGCGTGACGCGAGGGCTGTGGGCGTGACGTGAGGGCTGTGGGCGTGACCTGAGGGCTGTGGGCGTGACGCGAGGGCTGTGGGCGTGACGCGAGGGCTGTGGGCGTGACGCGAGGGCTGTGGGCGTGACGCGAGAGCTGTGGGCGTGACGTGAGGGCTGTGGGCGTGACGTGAGGGCTGTGGGCGTGACGCGAGGGCTGTGGGCGTGACGCGAGGGCTGTGGGCGTGACGCGAGGGCTGTGGGCGTGACGCGAGGGCTGTGGGCGTGAGGTGAGGGCTGTGGGCGTGAGGTGAGGGCTGTGGGCGTGACCTGAGGGCTGTGGGCGTGACCTGAGGGCTGTGGGCGTGACGCGAGAGCTGTGGGCGTGACGCGAGTGCTGTGGGCGTGACGCGAGAGCTGTGGGCGTGACGCGAGGGCTGTGGGCGTGACGCGAGGGCTGTGGGCGTGACGTGAGGGCTGTGGGCGTGACGTGAGGGCGGTGGGCGTGAGGTGAGGGCTGTGGGCGTGACCTGAGGGCTGTGGGCGTGAGGTGAGGGCTGTGGGCGTGACGTGAGGGCGGTGGGCGTGAGGTGAGGGCTGTGGGCGTGACCTGAGGGCTGTGGGCGTGAGGTGAGGGCTGTGGGCGTGACCTGAGGGCTGTGGGCGTGAGGTGAGGGCTGTGGGCGTGATGTGAGGGCGGTGGGCGTGAGGTGAGGGCTGTGGGCGTGACCTGAGGGCTGTGGGCGTGAGGTGAGGGCTGTGGGCGTGACCTGAGGGCTGTGGGCGTGACCTGAGGGCTGTGGGTGTGACCTGAGGGCTGTGGGCGTGAGGTGAGGGCTGTGGGCGTGACCTGAGGGCTGTGGGTGTGACCTGAGGGCTGTGGGCGTGAGGTGAGGGCTGTGGGCGTGAGGAGGAAGACGTCACTGGTGGGGACAAGGAGCCACACAGGGAGTGCTGGGATAAGATAAGCAAGCAGCAGGACTGCTAATAAGTTTTCACAGCCTCTTAAAACTTGAGGGTGTGACGTCCTTCCCTGGAAGTGCCCTGTCTTCCACAcctgaggagggggaggagggggaaggggaagggaggggaagggagggggagagaagtaGGGGGATGGCTAGATGAGGAGGAGAAGGCAAGGAGGAAGAAAGCATCCCTCCTCTCCTTCTCTATCCTCCTCTCCATCAGTATCCCTTCTCCTTCCCAGTCCCCTCTCTCCATCTCCATATCATGGGGGGACATGATtacagttgtgacgataatctccttcaagagattgagcctgctcttccctccataattacgtagttgaaattatataaaactactatggaagaaatgtccaacaacgacaacaacaccagcaaggcttgccagagcgcaaaacgttgcagccagagacacctgttcggactcaaaccgccaaactacccgttgatcgctaccggccccgctgattggccgccggtctggctgcacctgcactcgcccccccaatactacttgatgtctggggtcgccacgacctcagacctcagaatgttcagtgctttcgtagttatcactcctcccagctagacgttagcgtgtactgagagaggtgatagcttaaagccaatattccagcacctcccatttatttctgtgttgcacttcttgttattttgccttaacataacttttcattgtgtcatttaagtattcttattattttgattgattgattttattataagaatttgtttgtccattttttcatgttttgattaattaacgtaattaaaatttcattgttaaagtttacttgtgttttgtgtgtcttctccttaccttaccacagacgaagttccagttttttcttttttttataactatgtgacgaggccatacccctagccttaaacagccgaacaccaacgcgttaccatcacaCAGTGTATAtgatacacacagaaaatcacactaacgtgttatacatcaatgagaaaatccacttgggctgtgaggtgggcgcgaacccgcgaccaaggcattgccagtcGCATACTCTACCAACGTACCATCAAAGACTTTGTAAAAGTCATACAACAGGATTTCTAttgaaatcacaggaagtctggaagTCCCTCCTGAAGAACTCCAAGTTTTACACAAGACCTCCTAGCACTCGGGTGAAGGGTAAAGTAGTTCAACACCGTACGCCCCAACTTCGGATACAAGTATCTGATACATCACTGCAACCATTTTCACTGCTCACATTCTTCATCACTGTAAAAAATGtagacaccctccctgtctcccccacacatactcttctgccacacccaccaacctgTAGGCCACTCAGCCTCAGGGCCAACCCAACCTAAAGGCCCACTTAACCTCAACCCCTCCCAGCCCCAAGGCCCACCTAACCTCTGTCTCCCCTACCACACTCATTCTGTCCACTTCCCCAATATACGCCCCCTCCCGGCCTCccgccacacacacgcaccccgcCATGCTCGGTCACACCTCATCCCAGTAATCATTTTCACTACACACCGCCTACATCACTGTAACCAAAAAGTTGTGCTCAGAATACAAATGGGTCACCTGAACATTTATTTTGCATGTTATTATCTgaatacacaaatacacacacacatatttaagcTAATGCTAAGCTCTATAGACTTGGTGACATATTTCACAGATTGTCCAACTGTCCGGCCTCTTCTTGACACTCTCCATACAATCCCCAATCACCAGCTGGTATCGCGGCCTTGGTAACCTTGTAGTTGCTAGACCTTAAGACCTACACCAAAACTAGTTTCCAAAGACCATTtcaggtagtgttgatggtcgccaGGCGCCAGCTGGGTGAGACTTGGCGGGAAAAATTGGCGGGTATTATTCTGGTGGTCTGAGGCCGTCACTGGGCTCCTCCCGTCCCTCGTGGCCATCTCCCGCTGAAAGATCACCCGTCACCCGGCAACTGTTTGCTTATTATTGATTATTTTGGAGGTTAGGTGGATCTTGAGGGTGGGAGAGGTTGAGGTTCAGTAGGCCTTTAGGTTGGGTTGGCCCTGAGGCTGAGTGGCCTACATGTTGGGTAAGCCTTGAAGCTCGGTGGGCCTCGTAGTAGGGAGAATGACGACTACGACCGTCCCCTCAGAGGTGAATGAGTGATTTAAGCAGTTGCTTTGCAGACAGTCTTCACCTAATTGTTCGGGCCGATTCATGCATGTTTAGAGGCTCTAGCTATTGGGCCCCCAGTCATACCAGTTTTCTATTATTCGTTTTAAACCGtcgtattttgtatgtagtaaagCCACTGATCTATGACTACTTATGGCTTCCTAGTCTTTCCAACATATTTCCCTATTTTGAATTAGCTATTCATACTTAGATACATTGGGGATTGTCTTAGATGATTATCTTTTAGTATCATAACTAAGATAATTTTTGTAATATTTTTCTTACCGTGTAACAAAATCTTTCTGAGGCATctttattaaaataaaaaaatttttttacTCAACCTTGCTGTATACTATTATTACTGTGTAAAGTAGTAACAAATCTAAGTAGCTCATCTTCATGCAGTTTCAAAGTCCACTCTACCGTCAGTCATTCTGTTTCATATTAACTACTTTCAATGACCTTTAAGGAAGAAAATAAATCTAAATCATCTTTACGCAGCATCTAGTCCATCTTATATTTGTGTTATATGCCTTATACATCTTACCAAGTCAATCGTTCTGTATTGTATCTACCAACACAACTCTTTTTAAGCATCAAAGTTTGtgttttgtctatttgtactcctcCACCcatgtcgtgtgtgtgtactctccgatTTGAGTTTGTTGGAGTGATTAAAAAATTCCTAAAATTGTTTTTGGAGAGTGGGGAGAGCAgagtgagaggtggggggggggagagcagagtgagaggtggggggggggagagcagagtgagaggtgggggggggagagcagagtgagaggtggggggggagagcagagtgagaggtgggggggggggggagagcagagtgagaggtgggggggggtttgTGAGGTGGTAGTGAGGATGTTCTGGGGTGACCAGAACAGTCCGAGGAGTGAGAGCGGGGCTGAGAGGGATGGTGGATGAGGTGGATGAGCGCGGATAACCTGGAATATGGGTAAGAGAAGATGAGGTTGGGGGGGtggtgagccccccccccccccgaggctgTCTTGGACTTAAGGTTGTGTGGGCCTTGAAGCTGTCTTGGCCTTGAGGTTTGGTGGGACCTTGAAGCGTGGTCTGGGTCCTCCTTTTCCCTGATCACTAATTGGTTGGAGGTAATTAAGAGTTCCAGTCACCTTAACCCGTTCACCCTATCGTGGCCTCCGTAACTCTTGGACACCCTCTGGAGGTTAAAGTCACCCTTCACCTTGGACACCCTAAGGTGGCCACAgtcaccctcaacactcacacagacaataATCACAATAGTTTACCTGCTTCAGGAGGCTTCAGGTGGCTTCAAGATGGCTTCATGCGGATTCAAGGTGCGCCTCTCTTCACCTGCAGAAATAAAAAGCAATTGAATAATGCCACTGGAACTGTATTCGATAATTACTGATATCTCTATTTCTGACAACATTTTCCCCATTTATGGTCTGCCTTATAATATCTAGTTATCCAAAATTAATAGCATTTACAGCTACTATGGATGGGAGTATCTATAGCTACTATGGATGGGAGTATCTATAGCTACTATAGATGAGAGTATCCAAGGAACGCTGTTGTCAGACAGAAATTAACCAAACCTGAAATAAAAACTAATTAAATCCGTACCTTAATAACTATGTTTCATCTAGAGCAGTtcagtccccattaacgaccattGTTCCAACTACAGTAGCTCCGTAACGACTTTGTTCCAGCTAGAAGCGGTGTTAAACATTACCTTCCCAAAGGCCAACAAGAGAGGTTGTGAACAGCGCGCCACAAaccccacaacacgaccccagctTACTAACCACTGTTCAGGGGAAAGGTTGGGAAGGAAGGGAGCACTGTCAACAGGCCTTGACAGTGCtcatccggcaaccaggaggcctggtcgacgaccgggccgcggggacgcaaagccccggaagcacctcaaggtaaggtaggccttCATCAGCACTACATACCCAGGCTGTGATGAGTCGATGGTGGGTAGTTATTGGCTTAGTTAGGGCTTAtccaacaggagagagagaggggcttatccaccaggagagagagagagccttatccaccaggagagagaggggcttatccaccaggagagagaggggcttatccaccaggagagagagagggccttATCCACCAGGAGAGAGAGGGGCTTATCCACCAGGAGAGACAGAGCGTTAtccaccaggagagagagagagccttatCCACCAGGAGAGAGGGCCTTATCCACCAGGAGAGAGAGGCTTATCCACCAGGAGAGAGAGGGGCTTATCCACCAGGAGAGAGAGGGGCTTATCCACCAGGAGAGAGAGGGGCTTATCCACCAGGAGAGAGAGGGGCTTATCCACCAGGAGAGAGAGGGCCTTAtccaccaggagagagagaggggcttatccaccaggagagagagaggggcttaTCCACCAGGAGAGAGAGGGGCTTATGCACCAGGAGAGAGAGGGCCTTATCCACCAGGAGAGAGGGGGCCTTAtccaccaggagagagagaggcttatccaccaggagagagaggggcttatccaccaggagagagaggggcttatccaccaggagagagagagcgttaTCCACCAGGAGAGAGAGCCTTATCCACCAGGAGAGAGAGCCTTAtccaccaggagagagagagggccttATCCACCAGGAGAGAGAGGCTTATCCACCAGGAGAGAGAGGGGCTTATCCACCAGGAGAGAGAGGGGCTTAtccaccaggagagagagagagccttatCCACCAGGAGAGAGAGGGGCTTATCCACCAGGAGAGAGAGGGCCTTAtccaccaggagagagagaggggcttatccaccaggagagagagaggggcttaTCCACCAGGAGAGAGAGGGGCTTATGCACCAGGAGAGAGAGGGCCTTATCCACCAGGAGAGAGGGGGCCTTAtccaccaggagagagagaggcttatccaccaggagagagaggggcttatccaccaggagagagaggggcttatccaccaggagagagagagcgttaTCCACCAGGAGAGAGAGCCTTATCCACCAGGAGAGAGAGCCTTAtccaccaggagagagagagggccttATCCACCAGGAGAGAGAGGCTTATCCACCAGGAGAGAGAGGGGCTTATCCACCAGGAGAGAGAGGGGCTTAtccaccaggagagagagagagccttatCCACCAGGAGAGAGAGGGGCTTATCCACCAGGAGAGAGAGGGCCTTAtccaccaggagagagagaggggcttatccaccaggagagagagaggggcttaTCCACCAGGAGAGAGAGGGGCTTATGCACCAGGAGAGAGAGGGCCTTATCCACCAGGAGAGAGGGGGCCTTAtccaccaggagagagagagtcttatccaccaggagagagaggggcttttccaccaggagagagaggggcttatccaccaggagagagagagcgttaTCCACCAGGAGAGAGAGCCTTATCCACCAGGAGAGAGAGCCTTAtccaccaggagagagagagggccttatccaccaggagagagagagggccttATCCACCAGGAGAGAGAGCCTTATCCAACAGGAGAGAGAGGGCCTTATCCACCAGGAGAGAGAGCCTTATCCACCAGGAGAGAGAGGGGCTTATCCACCAGGAGAGAGAGGGCCTTAtccaccaggagagagagagggccttatccaccaggagagagaggggattatccaccaggagagagaggggcttatccaccaggagagagagagggccttatccaccaggagagagaggggcttatccaccaggagagagagagggccttatccaccaggagagagagagagccttatccaccaggagagagagagccttatccaccaggagagagagagagagccttatccaccagaagagagagagagccttatccaccataagagagagagagccttatccaccagaagagagagagagccttatCCACCAGAAGAGAGAGCCTTATCcaccagaagagagagagagccttatccaccagaagagagagagagccttatccaccaggagagagagagccttATCcaccagaagagagagagagccttatAACCAGGATAAGTGATTCCTTATCACCACCAGGAATATTAGGGGGTTAAAATTCCCTAATATTCACGTTTCTACCCATTGGTCTAGATAGGTAGGTTGCTTGTGTACGCACGTATCTGGGTAGGAAAAAACAGTTGCGTTTTTTACGGTGGCAAATCGAGCGAACAGGCTACTAAAGCCAGGGTCACTAGCAGCCAAACACCTGGTGGACGGGTATTTACTACGCCTCCACATCATAATACACTCACGAAAGTACCGACAGTCTACAGGAAATAAAAATTACATTCATTATACGCGAGTAATTAAAATGCAATTATATCCCTTTAGATAGCACGTGTTGGAAACAATAACTGCCAGAGGCGCTATTTTGGAGGGACGATGATACAGGTGTTTGGCcgtggtctggtgtgtgtgtgtgtgtgtgtgtgtgtgtgtgtgtgtgggtgtgggtgtgtgtgtgtgtgggtgtgtgggggggggggtgtgtgtgtgtgggtgtgtgtgtgtgtgtgtgtgtgtgtgtgtgtgtgtgtgtgtgtgtgtgtgtgtgtgtgtgtgtgtttatgtgtgtgtgtgtgtgtgtgtgtgtgtgtgtgtgtgtgtgtgtgtgtgtgtgtgtgtgtgggtgtgtgtgtgtgtgtgtgggtgtgtgtgtgtgtgtgtgtgtgtgtgtgtgtgtgtgtgtgtgtgtgtgtgtgtgtgtgtgtgtgtgtgtgtgtgtgtgtgtgtgtgtggtgtaccgtAGTGGTCCTGAGGTACACCCACGTCAAGGTGTAGCAGTGTACCGTAGTGGTACTGAGGTACACCCACGTCAAGGTGTAGCAGTGTACCGTAGTGGTACTGAGGTACACCCACGTCAAGGTGTAGCAGTGTACCGTAGTGGTCCTGAGGTACACCCACGTCAAGGTGTAGCAGTGTACCGTAGTGGTCCTGAGGTACACCCACGTCAAGGTGTAGCAGTGTACCGTAGTGGTCCTGAGGTACACCCACGTCAAGGTGTAGCAGTGTACCGTAGTGGTCCTGAGGTACACCCACGTCAAGGTGTAGCAGTGCACCGTAGTGGTCCTGAGGTACACCCACGTCAAGGTGTAGCAGTGTACCGTAGTGGTCCTGTCTGAGGTACACCCACGTCAAGGTGTAGCAGTGTACCGTAGTGGTACTGAGGTACACCCACGTCAAGGTGTAGCAGTGTACCGTAGTGGTCCTGAGGTACACCCACGTCAAGGTGTAGCAGTGTACCGTAGTGGTCCTGAGGTACACCCACGTCAAGGTGTAGCAGTGTACCGTAGTGGTCCTGAGGTACACCCACGTCAAGGTGTAGCAGTGTACCGTAGTGGTCCTGTCTCAGGTACACCCACGTCAAGGTGTAGCAGTGTACCGTAGTGGTCCTGAGGTACACCCACGTCAAGGTGTAGCAGTGTACCGTAGTGGTCCTGAGGTACACCCACGTCAAGGTGTAGCAGTGTACCGTAGTGGTCCTGAGGTACACCCACGTCAAGGTGTAGCAGTGTACCGTAGTGGTCCTGAGGTACACCCACGTCAAGGTGTAGCAGTGTACCGTAGTGGTCCTGAGGTACACCCACGTCAAGGTGTAGCAGTGTACCGTAGTGGTCCTGAGGTACACCCACGTCAAGGTGTAGCAGTGTACCGTAGTGGTCCTGAGGTACACCCACGTCAAGGTGTAGCAGTGTACCGTAGTGGTCCTGAGGTACACCCACGTCAAGGTGTAGCAGTGTACCGTAGTGGTCCTGAGGTACACCCACGTCAAGGTGTAGCAGTGTACCGTAGTGGTCCTGAGGTACACCCACGTCAAGGTGTAGCAGTGTACCGTAGTGGTCCTGAGGTACACCCACGTCAAGGTGTAGCAGTGTACCGTAGTGGTCCTGTCTGAGGTACACCCACGTCAAGGTGTAGCAGTGTACCGTAGTGGTCCTGATGTACACCCACGTCAAGGTGTAGCAGTGTACCGTAGTGGTCCTGAGGTACACCCACGTCAAGGTGTAGCAGTGTACCGTAGTGGTCCTGATGTACACCCACGTCAAGGTGTAGCAGTGTACCGTAGTGGTCCTGAGGTACACCCACGTCAAGGTGTAGCAGTGTACCGTAGTGGTCCTGAGGTACATCCACGTCAAGGTGTAGCAGTGTACCGTAGTGGTCCTGAGGTACACCCACGTCAAGGTGTAGCAGTGTACCGTAGTGGTCCTGAGGTACACCCACGTCAAGGTGTAGCAGTGTACCGTAGTGGTCCTGAGGTACATCCACGTCAAGGTGTAGCAGTGTACCGTAGTGGTCCTGAGGTACACCCACGTCAAGGTGTAGCAGTGTACCGTAGTGGTCCTGAGGTACACCCACGTCAAGGTGTAGCAGTGTACCGTAGTGGTCCTGAGGTACACCCACGTCAAGGTGTAGCAGTGTACCGTAGTGGTCCTGAGGTACACCCACGTCAAGGTGTAGCAGTGTACCGTAGTGGTCCTGAGGTACACCCACGTCAAGGTGTAGCAGTGTACCGTAGTGGTCCTGAGGTACACCCACGTCAAGGTGTAGCAGTGTACCGTAGTGGTCCTGAGGTACACCCACGTCAAGGTGTAGCAGTGTACCGTAGTGGTCCTGAGGTACACCCACGTCAAGGTGTAGCAGTGTACCGTAGTGGTCCTGAGGTACACCCACGTCAAGGTGTAGCAGTGTACCGTAGTGGTCCTGAGGTACACCCACGTCAAGGTGTAGCAGTGTACCGTAGTGGTCCTGTCTGAGGTACACCCACGTCAAGGTGTAGCAGTGTACCGTAGTGGTCCTGATGTACACCCACGTCAAGGTGTAGCAGTGTACCGTAGTGGTCCTGAGGTACACCCACGTCAAGGTGTAGCAGTGTACCGTAGTGGTCCTGATGTACACCCACGTCAAGGTGTAGCAGTGTACCGTAGTGGTCCTGAGGTACACCCACGTCAAGGTGTAGCAGTGTACCGTAGTGGTCCTGAGGTACATCCACGTCAAGGTGTAGCAGTGTACCGTAGTGGTCCTGAGGTACACCCACGTCAAGGTGTAGCAGTGTACCGTAGTGGTCCTGAGGTACATCCACGTCAAGGTGTAGCAGTGTACCGTAGTGGTCCTGAGGTACACCCACGTCAAGGTGTAGCAGTGTACCGTAGTGGTCCTGAGGTACATCCACGTCAAGGTGTAGCAGTGTACCGTAGTGGTCCTGAGGTACACCCACGTCAAGGTGTAGCAGTGTACCGTAGTGGTCCTGAGGTACACCCACGTCAAGGTGTAGCAGTGTACCGTAGTGGTCCTGAGGTACACCCACGTCAAGGTGTAGCAGTGTACCGTAGTGGTCCTGATGTACACCCACGTCAAGGTGTAGCAGTGTACCGTAGTGGTCCTGAGGTACACCCACGTCAAGGTGTAGCAGTGTACCGTAGTGGTCCTGATGTACACCCACGTCAAGGTGTAGCAGTGTACCGTAGTGGTCCTGATGTACACCCACGTCAAGGTGTAGCAGTGTACCGTAGTGGTCCTGAGGTACACCCACGTCAAGGTGTAGCAGTGTACCGTAGTGGTCCTGATGTACACCCACGTCAAGGTGTAGCAGTGTACCGTAGTGGTCCTGAGGTACACCCACGTCAAGGTGTAGCAGTGTACCGTAGTGGTCCTGATGTACACCCACGTCAAGGTGTAGCAGTGTACCGTAGTGGTCCTGACTGAGGTACACCCACGTCAAGGTGTAGCAGTGTACCGTAGTGGTCCTGAGGTACACCCACGTCAAGGTGTAGCAGTGCACCGTAGTGGTCCTGAGGTACACCCACGTCAAGGTAAAGGATTTACAAGAAAACAACAACCCGGAATAACTTCACCACACTGGCAAGAGATACAAGGACGAAGTGAAAGAACAGTTTCACCACCACTTGGAACATCGGGGGATTGAACAAAGACTAGCATGAATCTTTGCCGTCGCTGTCCCAATCAGTCTAAGTGGGCGCACCAAAGATGCAAGTGTAAATCATCCAAAAAAAAAGTTATTTGATATAAAAACAGATGAATGAAAGGGGGACTTCTGTACACTTCAACAATGACCTGGCTCTGACCTCCCAGCTCTGACCTCCCAGCTCTGACCTCCCAGCTCTGACCTC includes:
- the LOC123774972 gene encoding uncharacterized protein, translated to MPQKDFVTRDVFLLTPTALTSRPQPSGHTHSPQVTPTALTSRPQPSGHTHSPQVTPTALRSRPQPSPHAHSPQVTPTALTSRPPPSHHAHSPHLTPTALRSRPQPSPHAHSPQVTPTALTSRPPPSRHAHSPHLTPTALRSRPQPSPHAHRPHVTPTALTSRPQPSRHAHSPRVTPTALASRPQHSRHAHSSRVTPTALRSRPQPSGHAHSPHLTPTALTSRPQPSRHAHSPRVTPTALASRPQPSRHAHSPHVTPTALTSRPQLSRHAHSPRVTPTALASRPQPSRHAHSPQVTPTALTSRPQPSRHAHSPRVTPTALASRPQPSRHAHSPRVTPTALTSRPQPSRHAHSPHVTLTALTSRPQPSRHAHSSRVTPTALASRPQPSRHAHSPRVTPTALTSRPQPSRHAHSPHVTPTALTSRPQPSRHAHSPHVTPTALTSRPQLSRHAHSPRVTPTALASRPQPSRHAHSPHVTPTALTSRPQPSRHAHSPHVTPTALTSRPQPSRHAHSPHVTPTALTSHPQPSRHAHSPHLTPTALTSRLQPSRHAHSPHVTPTALTSRPQPSRHAHSPHVTPTALTSRPQPSRHAHSPHVTPTALTSRPQPSPHAYSPHIMKHLSNKSFYHAPAVICQYVLLTTPWE